Proteins from a genomic interval of Caulobacter sp. NIBR1757:
- a CDS encoding nuclear transport factor 2 family protein: MTRTTRPLRLALLILALPATPAFAQPSGAERAINVTLDSLHEAAAKADGKRYFALYSRDAIYIGTDAAERWTISQFRAYAEPYFAKGKGWTYKPRERHVVVTENPCRCIAWFDELLDSESYGTSRGTGVMVLEDGQWKVAQYALTFPMPNDLAHGFTDQIKAFEAKAKAPK, translated from the coding sequence ATGACCCGGACAACCCGTCCCCTGCGCCTCGCGCTCCTGATCCTCGCCCTGCCGGCGACGCCAGCTTTTGCACAGCCGAGTGGCGCCGAACGGGCGATCAACGTCACGCTCGACAGCCTGCACGAGGCGGCGGCGAAGGCCGACGGCAAACGCTACTTCGCCCTCTATTCCAGGGACGCCATCTATATCGGCACCGACGCGGCCGAACGCTGGACGATCAGCCAGTTCCGCGCCTACGCCGAGCCCTACTTCGCCAAGGGCAAGGGCTGGACCTACAAGCCCCGTGAACGGCACGTCGTCGTCACCGAAAATCCGTGCCGATGCATCGCCTGGTTCGACGAACTGCTCGACAGCGAAAGCTACGGCACCAGCCGCGGCACCGGCGTTATGGTGCTGGAAGACGGCCAGTGGAAGGTGGCGCAATACGCCCTGACCTTCCCGATGCCCAACGACCTGGCTCACGGCTTCACGGACCAGATCAAGGCGTTCGAGGCCAAGGCCAAAGCGCCCAAGTGA
- a CDS encoding LemA family protein: MGATIVIVVIIAVLGLIIIGVYNRLVALNARADQAFADIDVQLKQRQDLIPNLVETVKGYAAHEKGTLEAVIAARNAAAGATTVDQKVQAEGALSGALRQLFAVAEAYPDLKANTNFLSLQDQLADLENKLAAARRFFNNAVTEFNAARRGFPAVVFAGMFGFGKDRTLYDVGSDSRAAMDAAAPAVKF; this comes from the coding sequence ATGGGCGCCACGATCGTCATCGTCGTCATCATCGCCGTCCTCGGCCTGATCATCATCGGGGTCTACAACCGGCTGGTGGCGCTCAACGCCCGCGCCGACCAGGCCTTCGCCGACATCGACGTTCAGCTGAAGCAGCGGCAGGACCTGATTCCCAATCTGGTTGAGACGGTGAAGGGCTACGCCGCCCATGAGAAGGGCACGCTGGAGGCGGTCATCGCCGCCCGCAACGCCGCCGCCGGCGCCACGACCGTCGATCAGAAGGTGCAGGCGGAGGGTGCTTTGAGCGGCGCCCTGCGCCAGCTGTTCGCGGTGGCCGAGGCCTATCCGGACCTCAAGGCCAACACCAACTTCCTGAGCCTGCAGGACCAGCTGGCCGATCTCGAGAACAAGCTGGCCGCCGCCCGCCGGTTCTTCAACAACGCCGTGACCGAGTTCAACGCCGCCCGGCGCGGCTTCCCGGCCGTGGTGTTCGCGGGGATGTTCGGCTTCGGCAAGGATCGCACCCTGTATGACGTGGGGAGCGACAGCCGCGCCGCCATGGACGCCGCCGCGCCCGCCGTGAAGTTCTGA
- a CDS encoding arginyltransferase: MTHHFPASGRMRFFLTAASPCPYLPGREERKVFAHLPQADGAAINDSLTQSGFRRSQNIAYRPACELCNSCTSARIPVKDYVFTRSERKVLRRNEDLRRHVVEAEATTEQFDLLRRYLLTRHADGGMAEMTWPDYVAMVEDTTVRTHIVEYRTPSKDRGPGDLLACVLIDVMGDGLSLVYSFYDPDLAKRSLGSFIVLDNLIQAAMNELPHVYLGYWVPGSEKMTYKVRFSPLEILRPNGWGLISAREVARAEAILEANKAAKGPDMPKLGRKEPQLPQ, encoded by the coding sequence GTGACGCATCATTTTCCAGCTTCGGGGAGAATGCGGTTCTTTCTGACCGCCGCGTCGCCCTGCCCCTACCTTCCGGGGCGTGAGGAACGGAAGGTCTTCGCCCACCTTCCCCAGGCCGACGGCGCCGCCATCAACGACAGCCTCACCCAGAGCGGCTTCCGCCGCAGCCAGAACATCGCCTACCGTCCGGCCTGTGAGCTGTGCAACAGCTGCACTTCGGCCCGCATTCCGGTGAAGGACTATGTCTTCACCCGGTCGGAGCGGAAGGTCCTGCGCCGCAACGAGGACCTGCGCCGTCACGTGGTCGAGGCCGAGGCGACGACCGAGCAGTTCGACCTGCTGCGCCGCTATCTGCTGACCCGCCACGCCGACGGCGGCATGGCCGAGATGACCTGGCCCGACTATGTGGCCATGGTCGAGGACACCACGGTCCGCACCCACATCGTCGAGTACCGCACCCCGTCGAAGGACCGCGGTCCCGGCGACCTGCTCGCCTGTGTGCTGATTGACGTGATGGGAGACGGCCTGTCGCTGGTCTACAGCTTCTATGATCCGGACCTGGCCAAGCGCAGCCTGGGCAGCTTCATCGTGCTCGACAACCTGATCCAGGCGGCGATGAACGAGTTGCCGCACGTCTACCTGGGCTACTGGGTGCCGGGCAGCGAGAAGATGACCTACAAGGTTCGCTTCTCGCCGCTGGAGATCCTGCGCCCGAACGGCTGGGGCCTCATCTCCGCTCGCGAGGTCGCCAGAGCCGAGGCCATCCTGGAAGCCAACAAGGCGGCCAAGGGCCCGGATATGCCGAAGCTGGGGCGCAAAGAGCCCCAGCTGCCTCAATAA
- the rnc gene encoding ribonuclease III: MNARVLAVEALERRIGHTFADRELLERALTHSSVGDGAIKVRHNERLEFLGDRVLGLLATERLLALYPEAKEGELSPRLANLVNGKACARVGRRLELGVALRMSGSATKMGVRDNDGALGDAVEALMAAIYIDGGLETARSFFLAAWGDEFDHLEAPRSKDAKTRLQEWAMGLRLPIPTYTVVDQSGPAHAPRFIVEVSVRGYESERGEGGSRREAEKAAALIMLLKQEGKA; encoded by the coding sequence ATGAACGCCCGGGTCCTGGCCGTAGAGGCGCTCGAACGCCGCATCGGCCACACCTTCGCCGACCGCGAGTTGCTCGAGCGCGCCCTGACCCACTCGTCGGTCGGCGATGGCGCCATCAAGGTGCGCCATAACGAGCGGCTGGAGTTCCTCGGCGACCGGGTGCTGGGCCTGCTGGCCACCGAACGCCTGCTGGCCCTCTATCCGGAGGCCAAGGAGGGCGAGCTCAGCCCGCGGCTGGCCAACCTCGTCAACGGCAAGGCCTGCGCCCGCGTCGGTCGCCGGCTTGAACTGGGCGTGGCCCTGCGGATGAGCGGCTCGGCCACCAAGATGGGCGTGCGCGACAACGACGGGGCCCTGGGCGACGCCGTCGAGGCCCTGATGGCGGCCATCTACATCGACGGCGGGCTGGAAACCGCCCGGTCCTTCTTCCTCGCCGCCTGGGGCGACGAGTTCGACCATCTGGAAGCCCCGCGCTCCAAGGACGCCAAGACCCGGCTGCAGGAATGGGCCATGGGCCTGCGCCTGCCGATCCCGACCTACACGGTCGTCGACCAGTCGGGACCGGCCCATGCGCCGCGCTTCATTGTCGAGGTGTCGGTCAGGGGCTATGAGAGCGAACGCGGGGAGGGTGGGTCCAGGCGAGAAGCGGAAAAGGCTGCGGCGTTGATCATGCTGCTGAAACAGGAAGGCAAAGCATGA
- a CDS encoding M48 family metallopeptidase, translating into MGPVGLYTHIQANNTRSAVLLVGFPVLLTGLIWALTVGLMGAGVLPSSGSVAGDLARATQLLVVSLPLAVVVSIVWFAIAYFANQTIIDLATGARPVSRQDEPELYNLLENLCISRGLPMPSLRIIESEALNAFATGLNQKQYSVTVTRGLVLTLTRPELEAVLAHELTHILNKDVRTMVIAAVFAGIITLLAEVMFRGMRFGRIGSSSDKNKGAGLLLIIAFAAAAIGYILAIVIRMMLSRTREFVADAGAVELTKNPDAMIGALRKISGKAHIDGPDSIRAMFLDDGKEGVMDLFASHPPIEKRIEALVKYAGGQDLPLTEPEAVSGPWG; encoded by the coding sequence ATGGGGCCCGTCGGCCTCTACACCCACATCCAGGCCAACAACACGCGGTCGGCGGTCCTGCTGGTCGGCTTCCCCGTCCTGCTGACCGGATTGATCTGGGCCCTGACGGTCGGGCTGATGGGGGCGGGGGTGCTGCCCTCGAGCGGGTCGGTCGCCGGGGACCTGGCCCGCGCCACCCAGCTGCTCGTCGTCTCGCTGCCGCTGGCGGTCGTGGTTTCGATCGTCTGGTTCGCCATCGCCTACTTCGCCAACCAAACGATCATCGACCTGGCGACCGGCGCGCGGCCGGTTAGCAGGCAGGATGAACCTGAGCTCTACAACCTGCTGGAAAACCTCTGTATTTCACGCGGCCTTCCGATGCCGTCCCTGCGTATCATCGAGAGCGAGGCCCTGAACGCCTTCGCCACCGGCCTGAACCAGAAGCAGTACAGCGTCACCGTCACCCGCGGCCTCGTGCTGACGCTGACCAGGCCCGAGCTCGAGGCCGTGCTGGCCCATGAACTAACCCACATCCTCAACAAGGATGTCCGCACCATGGTCATTGCCGCGGTGTTCGCCGGCATCATCACCCTGCTGGCCGAGGTGATGTTCCGGGGGATGCGCTTCGGCCGGATCGGCTCCAGTTCCGACAAGAACAAGGGCGCCGGGCTCTTGCTGATCATCGCCTTCGCGGCCGCGGCGATCGGCTACATCCTGGCCATCGTCATCCGCATGATGCTGTCGCGCACCCGTGAATTCGTCGCCGACGCCGGGGCCGTGGAGCTGACCAAGAACCCCGACGCCATGATCGGCGCCCTGCGCAAGATCAGCGGCAAGGCCCACATCGACGGCCCGGACTCGATCCGGGCCATGTTCCTGGACGACGGCAAGGAGGGGGTCATGGACCTGTTCGCCAGCCATCCGCCGATCGAGAAGCGGATCGAGGCGCTTGTGAAATATGCCGGCGGCCAGGATCTGCCGTTGACGGAACCCGAAGCGGTGTCCGGCCCCTGGGGCTAA
- the era gene encoding GTPase Era, producing the protein MTRAGFVAIIGAPNAGKSTLTNRLVGAKVSIVTQKVQTTRFPVRGVAMAGEAQIILLDTPGIFTPRRKLDRAMVRSAWAGADDADAVVHLVDVQAELAVQDGSAKPADKRGVIDVQTIIENLQGSKKKVILALNKIDGVKRERLLAVSQALFETGVYTEVFMISAADGNGVDDLKARMAELMPEGPWLYPEDQTADIPARLLAAEITREKLYLRVHEELPYAASVDTVAFEEKRDGSVRIEQTIFVEREGQRAIVIGNNGQTLKWIGQKSREELAELFERKVHLFLHVRVRENWAEEREAYSAMGLDFDV; encoded by the coding sequence ATGACCCGGGCAGGTTTCGTCGCCATCATCGGCGCGCCCAACGCTGGCAAGTCCACCCTCACCAACCGGCTGGTTGGCGCGAAGGTGTCCATCGTCACCCAGAAGGTGCAGACCACGCGCTTCCCGGTGCGCGGCGTCGCCATGGCCGGCGAGGCGCAGATCATCCTGCTCGACACCCCCGGCATCTTCACCCCCCGCCGCAAGTTGGACCGCGCCATGGTCCGCAGCGCCTGGGCCGGGGCCGACGACGCCGACGCCGTTGTCCACCTCGTCGATGTCCAGGCCGAGCTCGCGGTCCAGGACGGCAGCGCCAAGCCCGCCGACAAGCGCGGCGTCATCGACGTCCAGACCATCATCGAGAACCTGCAGGGCTCGAAGAAGAAGGTCATCCTGGCGCTCAACAAGATCGACGGCGTCAAGCGCGAGCGGCTGCTGGCCGTCTCCCAGGCCCTGTTCGAGACTGGCGTCTACACCGAGGTCTTCATGATCAGCGCCGCCGACGGCAACGGCGTCGACGACCTGAAGGCCCGCATGGCCGAACTGATGCCGGAAGGCCCCTGGCTCTACCCGGAAGACCAGACCGCCGACATCCCGGCCCGCCTGCTGGCCGCCGAGATCACCCGCGAGAAGCTCTACCTGCGCGTCCACGAGGAACTGCCCTACGCCGCGAGTGTCGATACGGTCGCCTTCGAGGAAAAGCGCGACGGCTCGGTCCGCATCGAACAGACCATCTTCGTCGAACGCGAGGGCCAGCGGGCCATCGTCATCGGCAACAACGGCCAGACGCTGAAGTGGATCGGCCAGAAGAGCCGCGAGGAACTGGCCGAACTGTTCGAACGAAAAGTCCACCTGTTCCTCCACGTCCGGGTTCGCGAGAACTGGGCCGAGGAACGCGAAGCCTATTCGGCCATGGGCCTGGATTTCGACGTTTAG
- the parC gene encoding DNA topoisomerase IV subunit A, whose amino-acid sequence MTVHTPPPGDGDRILDEPLTEALSRRYLAYALSTITGRALPDVRDGLKPVHRRILYALHEMRLNPGAAARKCAKVVGEVMGNFHPHGDQAIYDALVRLAQDFSQRYPLVDGQGNFGNIDGDNAAAMRYTECRMTQAASVLLDGLDENAVDFKPTYDGQDEEPVVLPAGFPNLLANGSSGIAVGMATSIPPHNAGELIDACLLLLQRPEATTADLMERVKGPDFPTGGIIVEPQHSLLETFETGRGGVRLRARWHKEETGRGTYLIVVTEVPYQVKKAELVEGLAELIENKKAPLLGDVRDESAEDVRLVLEPKTRNVEPEVLMESLFKLSDLEVRFPVNMNVLDRGTPKVMGLKAILKAFLDHRREVLIRRARFRLEKIEARLHVLDGLLIAYLNLDEVIRIVRYEDEPKQKLIAAFDLSEIQADAILNTRLRQLARLEEMEIRREHAELAEERDGIVSMLASDAQQWKLVGAGLAAMRDVVGVGTEVGRRRSDFAEAPTIDIEAASEAFIPREPITVILSDKGWIRAAKGRVEDPSELKFKEGDKLGFLVPAETTDKLLIFASDGRFFTLDCSKLPSARGHGEPLRLMVDLDDKVKIIDVFPHKAGRKRILASKEGYGFVMPEDEALAFRRAGKQVLNGTAVVSLEVTGDQMAVVGDNGKILIYPLEELPEMPRGKGVKLQSYREGGLRDAMVFNAETGAAWIDAGGRNRDWPDWKDWVGRRAGAGKLAPKGFPTSKKFRPR is encoded by the coding sequence ATGACTGTTCACACCCCTCCGCCCGGTGACGGCGACCGTATCCTCGACGAACCGCTGACCGAGGCCCTCTCGCGGCGCTATCTGGCCTACGCCCTGTCGACCATCACCGGCCGGGCCCTGCCCGACGTGCGCGATGGCCTGAAGCCCGTTCACCGCCGCATCCTCTATGCGCTGCACGAAATGCGCCTGAACCCCGGCGCCGCCGCCCGCAAGTGCGCAAAGGTGGTCGGGGAGGTGATGGGTAACTTCCACCCCCACGGCGACCAGGCCATCTATGACGCGTTAGTGCGCCTGGCCCAGGACTTCAGCCAGCGCTACCCGCTGGTCGACGGCCAGGGCAACTTCGGCAACATCGACGGCGATAACGCCGCCGCCATGCGCTACACCGAATGCCGGATGACGCAGGCCGCCTCGGTGCTGCTCGACGGCCTCGACGAGAACGCCGTCGATTTCAAACCGACCTACGACGGCCAGGACGAAGAGCCGGTCGTCCTGCCCGCCGGCTTCCCGAACCTGCTGGCCAACGGCTCCAGCGGCATCGCCGTCGGCATGGCCACCTCGATCCCGCCGCACAACGCCGGCGAGCTGATTGACGCCTGCCTGCTGCTGCTGCAACGCCCCGAAGCCACCACCGCCGACCTGATGGAGCGCGTGAAGGGGCCCGACTTCCCGACCGGCGGCATCATCGTCGAGCCTCAGCATAGTCTGCTGGAAACCTTCGAGACCGGCCGCGGCGGCGTGCGCCTGCGGGCCCGCTGGCACAAGGAAGAGACCGGCCGGGGCACCTATCTGATCGTCGTCACCGAGGTGCCGTATCAGGTCAAGAAGGCCGAACTGGTCGAGGGCCTGGCCGAGCTGATCGAGAACAAGAAGGCCCCGCTGCTCGGCGATGTCCGCGACGAGAGCGCCGAGGACGTGCGCCTCGTCCTCGAGCCCAAGACCCGCAACGTCGAACCCGAAGTCCTGATGGAGAGCCTGTTCAAGCTCTCCGACCTGGAGGTCCGCTTCCCGGTCAACATGAACGTTCTGGATCGCGGCACCCCGAAGGTCATGGGCCTCAAGGCGATCCTCAAGGCCTTCCTCGATCACCGCCGCGAGGTGCTGATCCGCCGGGCCCGCTTCCGGCTGGAAAAGATCGAGGCCCGGCTGCACGTCCTGGATGGCCTGCTGATCGCCTATCTCAACCTCGATGAGGTGATCCGCATCGTCCGCTACGAGGACGAGCCGAAGCAGAAGCTGATCGCCGCCTTCGACCTCTCCGAGATCCAGGCCGACGCCATCCTCAACACCCGCCTGCGCCAGCTGGCCCGGCTGGAGGAGATGGAGATCCGCCGCGAGCACGCCGAGCTGGCCGAGGAGCGGGATGGCATCGTCTCGATGCTGGCCTCCGACGCCCAGCAGTGGAAGCTGGTCGGCGCGGGCCTCGCCGCCATGCGCGACGTCGTCGGGGTCGGCACCGAGGTCGGCCGCCGCCGGTCGGACTTCGCCGAAGCCCCGACCATCGACATCGAGGCCGCCTCCGAAGCCTTCATCCCGCGCGAGCCGATCACCGTCATCCTGTCGGACAAGGGCTGGATCCGCGCCGCCAAGGGCCGGGTCGAGGACCCCTCGGAACTGAAGTTCAAGGAGGGCGACAAGCTCGGCTTCCTGGTCCCGGCCGAGACCACCGACAAGCTGCTGATCTTCGCCTCCGATGGCCGCTTCTTTACCCTCGACTGCTCCAAGCTGCCGAGCGCTCGCGGCCATGGCGAGCCGCTGCGGCTGATGGTCGACCTCGACGACAAGGTGAAGATCATCGACGTCTTCCCGCACAAGGCAGGCCGCAAGCGCATCCTGGCCTCGAAGGAAGGCTATGGCTTCGTCATGCCCGAGGACGAGGCGCTAGCCTTCCGCCGGGCCGGCAAGCAGGTACTGAACGGAACCGCCGTGGTCTCGCTGGAAGTGACCGGCGACCAGATGGCGGTGGTTGGCGACAACGGCAAGATCCTGATCTATCCGCTTGAAGAGCTTCCGGAAATGCCGCGCGGCAAGGGCGTCAAGCTGCAGTCCTACCGCGAGGGCGGCCTGCGCGACGCCATGGTCTTCAACGCCGAGACCGGCGCCGCCTGGATCGATGCCGGCGGCCGCAACCGCGACTGGCCCGACTGGAAGGACTGGGTCGGCCGCCGGGCGGGCGCTGGCAAGCTGGCGCCAAAGGGCTTCCCGACCAGCAAAAAGTTCCGGCCGCGCTAA
- a CDS encoding acyltransferase family protein, with product MTPAPTERLHALDAVRGFALLLGVAFHASMSFLPGPQAWIVMDEQRSEVMAVTFFTLHIFRMTVFFLIAGYFGRLLLERRGGGGFIVDRLKRIAAPLAIFWPMVLTGIIAVLVWNTIETMGGIPKNAPPPPAITPTAFPLTHLWFLWVLLLLYPAMLILRGVGKLLDRGGHVARLVDGLIRFLTHSIVGPVLLAAPVALALWLKPDLMAWVGIPTPDQSLIPGPIAATAYGIAFTFGWLLQRQDGLIQAFTRRWALHLLVAIGATAAAYLMVRGTPIFARISDEGMRAGFCALYALAIWTWTFGLIGAALTFLSGHSPVRRYIADASYWIYIVHIPLVMALQVLLRDAPLAWPIKYGLVLLGTLVPALITYELLVRHTHLGWLLNGRRIPWRAKPQVQTQEGIA from the coding sequence ATGACCCCGGCGCCGACCGAACGCCTGCACGCCCTGGACGCCGTCCGGGGGTTTGCCCTGCTGCTGGGTGTGGCCTTCCACGCCAGCATGTCCTTCCTGCCCGGGCCGCAGGCCTGGATCGTCATGGACGAGCAGCGCAGCGAGGTGATGGCCGTGACCTTCTTCACCCTCCACATCTTCCGAATGACCGTCTTCTTCCTGATCGCCGGATACTTCGGCCGCCTGCTGCTGGAGCGGCGGGGGGGCGGCGGCTTCATCGTCGACCGGCTGAAGCGGATCGCCGCGCCGCTGGCCATCTTCTGGCCTATGGTGCTGACGGGCATCATCGCGGTGCTGGTCTGGAACACCATCGAGACGATGGGCGGAATCCCAAAGAACGCGCCGCCGCCCCCGGCCATCACGCCGACCGCGTTTCCTCTGACCCACCTGTGGTTCCTGTGGGTGCTGCTGCTCCTCTACCCGGCCATGCTGATCCTGCGCGGCGTCGGCAAGCTGCTGGACCGCGGTGGTCATGTGGCGCGGCTGGTCGATGGCCTGATCCGTTTCCTGACCCACAGCATCGTCGGACCTGTGCTGCTCGCCGCGCCGGTCGCCCTGGCCCTGTGGTTGAAGCCGGACCTGATGGCCTGGGTCGGCATTCCGACCCCGGACCAGTCGCTGATCCCCGGCCCCATCGCCGCCACCGCCTACGGCATCGCCTTCACCTTCGGCTGGCTGCTGCAGCGGCAGGACGGCCTGATCCAGGCCTTCACCCGCCGCTGGGCCCTGCACCTGCTCGTCGCCATCGGCGCGACCGCGGCCGCCTACCTGATGGTCCGGGGCACGCCCATCTTCGCCAGGATCAGCGACGAGGGCATGCGGGCCGGCTTCTGCGCCCTCTACGCCCTGGCCATCTGGACCTGGACGTTCGGCCTGATCGGCGCTGCCCTGACCTTCCTGTCCGGCCACAGCCCGGTCCGGCGCTACATCGCCGACGCCAGCTATTGGATCTACATCGTCCACATTCCGCTGGTCATGGCCCTGCAGGTGCTCCTGCGCGATGCGCCCCTGGCCTGGCCGATCAAGTACGGCCTGGTCCTGCTCGGTACGCTCGTCCCCGCTCTGATCACCTACGAGCTGCTGGTCCGCCACACCCACCTGGGCTGGCTGCTCAATGGACGCCGCATCCCGTGGCGTGCGAAGCCTCAGGTCCAAACTCAGGAAGGAATCGCCTGA
- a CDS encoding transcriptional regulator: protein MMAKFDIGGIDEVIHGRLRLGIMAYLADAEVADFTELKTVLEATQGNLSIHLRKLQDAGYVAIEKSFVGLKPLTQARITPDGRAAFGRYLEAMSRLVGG from the coding sequence CTGATGGCGAAGTTCGACATCGGCGGCATCGACGAGGTCATCCACGGGCGCCTGCGCCTGGGGATCATGGCCTATCTCGCCGACGCCGAGGTCGCCGACTTCACCGAGCTCAAGACGGTGCTGGAGGCGACGCAGGGCAACCTGTCGATTCACCTGCGCAAGCTGCAGGACGCCGGCTATGTGGCCATCGAGAAGAGCTTCGTGGGCCTCAAGCCCCTGACCCAGGCCCGGATCACGCCCGACGGCCGGGCGGCCTTCGGGCGCTATCTGGAGGCGATGAGCAGGCTGGTCGGCGGTTAG
- a CDS encoding serine hydrolase domain-containing protein translates to MTFRKSLLAALAVGALLAGQVATPALAQARAAAAPARPESLGFSSERLARLDARMKALVDAGAVPGVVTYIARHGKVVHQSIYGKADLATGAPLKEDTIYRMYSQTKPVTGVAMMILYEEGRWKLDEPVTKYVPEFKTLRVYKGVDAKGQPILEPISRSPTMREIMSHTAGFAYGLTTDNPVDKAYRDSGLLSSKDLHEVMVQASNLPLASQPGEAWRYSIAVDIQGYIVEKLSGQSLPDFMESRIFKPLGMKDTAFYVPEAKRSRQASLYMYDREKGVVVPAEGFMVLDVTKPPTAANGGGGLVSTLGDYARFAQMLGNGGELEGVRILSPSTIRLMAANHLTEAQLAKQPLGPGVGFGLDFGVVMDPAAAGTPAGKGTYSWGGAAGTWFWVDPENDVVVLGMIQVLGGGGVLRLDEVSQQLIYAALVDPSK, encoded by the coding sequence ATGACGTTCAGGAAATCACTGCTGGCGGCCCTGGCCGTCGGCGCACTGCTGGCCGGCCAGGTCGCCACGCCGGCGCTGGCGCAGGCCAGGGCCGCCGCCGCGCCCGCCAGGCCCGAGTCGCTCGGCTTTTCCTCCGAACGTCTGGCCAGGCTCGACGCCCGCATGAAGGCGCTGGTCGATGCCGGGGCCGTGCCTGGCGTGGTCACCTACATCGCCCGCCACGGCAAGGTCGTGCACCAGTCGATCTACGGCAAGGCGGACCTGGCCACCGGGGCGCCGCTGAAGGAAGACACGATCTACCGGATGTACAGCCAGACCAAGCCGGTCACCGGCGTGGCGATGATGATCCTGTACGAGGAGGGCCGCTGGAAGCTCGACGAGCCGGTCACCAAATACGTGCCGGAGTTCAAGACCCTCAGGGTCTACAAGGGCGTCGACGCCAAGGGCCAGCCGATCCTCGAGCCGATCAGCCGCTCGCCAACCATGCGCGAGATCATGAGCCACACGGCGGGCTTCGCCTACGGCCTGACCACCGACAACCCGGTCGACAAGGCCTATCGCGACAGTGGCCTGTTGAGCTCCAAGGACCTGCATGAGGTAATGGTCCAGGCCAGCAACCTGCCGCTGGCCAGCCAGCCGGGCGAGGCGTGGCGCTATTCCATCGCCGTCGATATCCAAGGCTATATTGTCGAGAAGCTGTCGGGCCAGTCGCTGCCCGACTTCATGGAAAGCCGCATCTTCAAGCCGTTGGGCATGAAGGACACTGCCTTCTACGTGCCGGAGGCGAAGCGGTCCCGGCAGGCCAGCCTCTACATGTACGACCGCGAGAAGGGCGTCGTCGTGCCGGCGGAGGGCTTCATGGTGCTCGACGTCACCAAGCCGCCGACAGCGGCCAACGGCGGCGGCGGTCTGGTCTCGACCCTCGGCGACTACGCCCGCTTCGCCCAGATGCTTGGCAACGGCGGCGAGCTGGAGGGGGTGCGCATCCTCAGTCCCTCGACGATCAGGCTGATGGCCGCCAACCACCTGACCGAGGCTCAACTGGCCAAGCAGCCGCTCGGGCCCGGCGTCGGCTTCGGCCTCGACTTCGGCGTCGTCATGGACCCGGCCGCGGCCGGCACGCCGGCGGGCAAGGGCACCTACAGCTGGGGCGGGGCGGCCGGCACCTGGTTCTGGGTCGATCCGGAGAACGACGTGGTGGTGCTGGGCATGATCCAGGTGCTGGGCGGCGGCGGGGTGCTTCGGCTCGACGAGGTCAGCCAGCAGCTGATCTATGCGGCCCTGGTCGATCCATCGAAGTAA
- the recO gene encoding DNA repair protein RecO, with protein MEWEDEGYILSARPHGESGAIVDLLTERHGRQAAHVAGGSSRRLKSVLQPGAKVLAAYHARVEGQLGSARIEPIGEGPSELFDDRLALSGLAAAAAVAAGALPEREPHPGAFHAFDALIGALAIPDVWPAVFVQFEAGLLSEMGFALDLTKCASTGVTEDLVWVSPRTGRAVSRAAGEPYADRLLPLPPFMLSPRNGLGEGDIRAGFDLTGHFLEQYVFGPLNKPLPPARVWLLERLSDAGRL; from the coding sequence ATGGAATGGGAAGATGAAGGCTACATCCTGTCGGCTCGGCCGCATGGCGAGTCCGGCGCCATCGTCGATCTGCTGACCGAGCGCCACGGCCGCCAGGCGGCCCATGTCGCCGGCGGCTCGTCCCGCCGCCTGAAGTCAGTCCTGCAACCCGGCGCCAAGGTCCTGGCCGCCTACCATGCCCGCGTCGAGGGCCAACTGGGCTCGGCTCGCATCGAGCCGATCGGGGAGGGGCCATCCGAACTGTTCGACGATCGCCTGGCCCTGTCAGGCCTCGCCGCCGCCGCCGCCGTGGCGGCCGGCGCCCTGCCCGAGCGCGAGCCGCATCCCGGCGCCTTCCACGCCTTCGACGCCCTGATCGGCGCTCTGGCCATCCCCGACGTCTGGCCCGCCGTCTTCGTGCAGTTCGAGGCCGGCCTGCTCAGCGAGATGGGTTTCGCCCTCGACCTGACCAAATGCGCCTCGACCGGGGTCACCGAGGATCTGGTCTGGGTCAGCCCGCGCACCGGCCGCGCCGTATCCCGGGCGGCGGGCGAGCCCTACGCCGACCGCCTGCTGCCCCTGCCGCCCTTCATGCTGTCGCCGCGCAACGGCCTGGGCGAGGGCGACATCCGCGCCGGCTTCGACCTGACCGGCCACTTCCTCGAGCAGTATGTCTTCGGGCCGCTCAACAAGCCGCTGCCCCCCGCCCGCGTCTGGCTTTTGGAGCGACTCTCCGACGCTGGACGGCTATGA